The Flavobacteriales bacterium genomic sequence TATGGATGCGGGGGTGTCTGTGCCGCCATGCAAAACACTGATTTCGGATTTGTGAACAATTGGCTGCGAGGAATCAAGCAGGTGTATGAAATACATCACCGGGAACTTGACGGGATCACGGAACGCGAACAACGTGAAGATCGGTTGGTGGAGTTGAACGTGATGGAGCAGGTCAACAACCTGGCGAAAACCCGCATCGTTCAGCGGGCGTGGAAGAACAGTGAACTCCAGATTCACGGGTGGGTGTATGACGGAAGAGATGGCCTGATCAAGGACCTGAAGTACGACATCAACAGGATTGAAAATCTGCCCCGTATCTACCGCTACGACCTATAAAATCATTGACCTGTCCTTTATGCTGCTTCTTCTACATATGGGAGGATGGGATTGTCCATTTATCCGGGTATTTCGCGCGATAATGTAATTCTGATTTATTCATGGTGAAATATGATCTGTCTCATTTTTTGTACATGGGCCAACGGCTTCTTTTGTAGTAAAATGCGCACGCAGTAAACCCTGGAATTATGGAATCGACAACACTTACCAAAGGAGCCAACCGCATCTTGTTCTTCAACACGCTTGCCTTTACCATATGTTTTGCTGCATGGATGTTGAACGGTGTTCTGGTTACATTTCTGGTAGACAATCAGGTTTTTTCGTGGGGACCGGTTGAGGTTGGCTGGTTGATGGGTATTCCGGTGTTAACAGGTGCCATCTTCCGATTACCAGCTGGAATACTCACCGATAAATTCGGGGGACGCCCGGTATTCACATGGCTGCTGATTATTTCTGCGATTCCCATGTTCTTGCTGAGTTATGCCAATAGTTTCTGGCAGTTCGCACTTTGTAGTTTCGGGTTTGGTCTCACCGGGACAAGCTTTGCGGTGGGAATAGCATTCACATCGATTTGGTACCCCAAGAAGTGGCAGGGAACAGCCCTGGGAACTTTCGGCGCGGGAAATGCCGGAGCAGCGATTACCACATTGCTGGCCCCTACCATTCTTAAGAATCTGACCGATGGCGGAACCCATATTGAGGGTTGGAGAACGCTGCCTGTGATATACGCTGTGGGGTTGGTGGTGATGGCCATTATCTTCTTCCTCTTTACCACGAACAAAAAACCGGCTACCAGCAACAAAACGTTGGCGGGTATGTTGGCGCCCCTTTCTTCCTTGCGGGTGTGGCGATTCGGACTGTACTATTTTCTGGTCTTCGGATGTTTTGTAGCCTTCTCGCAATGGCTGGTGCCGTATTTCGTGAATGTGTATTTCCTGCCACTTGTCACCGCCGGGATTTTTGCGGCCCTGTTCAGTTTTCCCTCCGGTGTGATCAGGGCTTTGGGTGGCTGGTTGTCGGATAAATGGGGTGGACGAAAGGTGATGTATTGGGTGCTGAGTTCATCGGTTGTGATCAGTGCGATGCTGATTGTTCCAAGGATGGATATATTCTCTCCGGGCCGCGGAGTGATGGCGCGGGCGGGTGGAGTTGTTCAGGAGGTTACTCCCGAGGGAATTGTGGTTGGAAGCAATACATACCCGTTAAAACACAAGGAAGCCAAGTTGGATAATATTGGAAGCAGGGAATTGATTTTTCCTACAAAAGAGGTATGGCAAGAGCCTGTGGTGAAACAAGGTGATGAGGTGACCAAAAAACAACTCCTGGCCAAAGGGATCACGCATGTGTACTTTCAAGCGAATGTATGGGTGTTTGCCGTGCTTGCCATCCTGATCGGATCGATCTGGGGAATTGGAAAGGCGGCTGTATATAAACATATCCCCGATTATTTCCCCGATGAGGTGGGAGTGGTAGGTGGTATGGTAGGTGTGTTGGGTGGACTCGGAGGATTCTTCTGCCCGATCATATTCGGTTATCTTCTGGAAGGAACAGGTTTATGGACCAGCTGCTGGATGTTTATTCTGGCACTTTCCGCCATCTGCCTGATATGGATGCGCCGTGTCGTGCAAAAGATGATGCATGCCAAGCACCCTGAAACCATGCGGAAGATAGAGCATCATTAAAATAGGGCCGGATACCTAAATAGGAACCAATAGTAACATCAGCTATGTCAGTCAATATCAATCATTGGAATGTGGAAGATCCGGAGTTCTGGAATAGCACCGGAAAAAGGATCGCCAACAAAAACCTGTGGATATCAATCCCCGCTTTGCTCCTTTCATTTTCTGTATGGATCATGTGGGGCATGTTGGTTACCTACATGAAAGACTTTGGGTTCACCTTCGGTTTGTTGAAAAACCTATCTGTAGGAAGTGCAGAGTATGAAAAGGTCATGTCGGATATCAACGGCATGTACTATACGTTGCCGGCTATTGCCGGACTCGCCGGTGCAACGCTCCGTTTGCCGAATTCTTTTCTGATTGCATTGGGTGGAGGGCGGAATGTGATCTTTGTAACCACGGCGTTGCTTATCATTCCTGCCGTGGGAACCGGGTATGGACTGAGTGACCCGGATACGTCCTATGCCTATTTTGCAGCCATGGCGCTGTTGTCCGGATTCGGTGGTGGCAACTTCGCATCTTCCATGAATAACATCAGCTACTTCTTTCCCAAAAAAGTGCAGGGATATGCTTTGGGAATGAATGCCGGCATCGGGAACCTGGGAGTGGCGGTTATGCAAAAACTCATCCCCCTTGTTGTGCCAATTGCCCTCTTTGCATCCGCGAGCACGGCCGTGGTAAACGATGTTCCATTTCCTGGGGTCCAGAATGCAGGATGGGTATGGGTACCGCTCTTGGTTTTGTCCTCCATTGCCGCATTTATTGGAATGAACAATGTGGTTACCGGAACGCCGGAATTACCAAACACCTTTCAGGGTGTCACCAAAACGCTGATCATGGTGTTTTACGGTGTGGTGGCCGCTGCGGTTGGCGGTTATCTCCTTATCGGGTTGAAGGTTAATATGTGGGTGGTGCTTCCTATAGTTATTCTTCTCAGTGTGTTGCTGATGAAGTATGCAACACCTTCGGCCATTCAAGGAAACCTGAAAAAGCAGTTCTCCATTTTGAGTGATAAACATAACTGGATCATGACGGTCATCTATACAATGACGTTTGGTTCTTTTATCGGGTACTCCGCTGCCTTCCCCAAATTGTGCCAGGATATATTCCCCGATGCCAATTACCGCCTGTGGGTGTTTTTGGGACCGGCTATTGGCGCATTGATACGGCCTGTAGGCGGCATCATATCCGATCGGCTGAACAGCGGATCCAAGGTGACCACGTGGAGCACCGTCTTGCAGATAGTGGGTGCCATTGCGGTGGCCTATTTTGTGATTAAGGCAAGAAATTCTGCAAACCCACTTGAGTTCTGGTGGCCGTTTTTCGGATGTTTCATGTTGCTGTTCCTCGCAACCGGTATCGGGAACGGATCAACCTTTCGCAGTATCCCATATATCTTCAGTAAGGAAAAAGCCGGCCCGGTATTGGGTTGGACCTCTGCCATTGCGGCATACGGAGCATTTATCATCCCCAATATTTTCGGTCAGGAGATCAAGGCAGGGCACCCGGAATATGCCTTGTATGGTTTTACGGTATACTACCTGATTTGCCTGGTGCTGAACTGGTGGTTTTATGATCGAAAGAATTCCGGAATACAATGTTGACACATCGAACCAATTCATATTGACATGAAAAAAGTTACTCACGTTGCCACGGTGGCTATAATAGCCATGGCAGCTTTCCAAACAACCCCAGCCTCGGCACAATTTGTTTTGTCGGGTGAAATCAGACCACGCACCGAATACCTGCATGGCTACAAAACATTGTCAACCAAGGACCAGGATGTTGCATTCTGGACCGAGCAGCGGTCCAGGTTGAAGTTTGATTATGCTTCTGATACATACAAGGCCGGGCTTGTGCTTCAGGATGTGCGGGTTTGGGGTAGTACAGCTCAACTCAATAAGTCGGATGCATTTAGTTCCATTCATGAGGCATGGGGAGAAATATTGTGCAATAAACACCTTTCGCTGAAGGTGGGCAGGCAGGAATTGATTTACGATGATCACCGGATATTCGGCAATGTCGGGTGGACCCAGCAGGCACGAAGTCACGATCTCGCGAAATTGCGGTACAAAGACAGTTTGTGTGTGCTTGATGTTGGTGTGGCATTTAACCAGGACGCCACCATGCTGAACTCAAATGTATACGCAATGACGGGTAACTATAAAGCCATGCAATATGCCTGGTTTCATAGGGACCTAAAAACAATGGGGGTTAGTGTTCTTGTACTGAATAACGGATTGCAGTATTCCACCACGGATACAGCCGGAGTAAAAGAATACAGTGTCAAATACAGTCAGACAGCAGGAACCCATCTGTCGTACAAAAAAAATAAGTGCGAGGCGGCTGCCAATTTGTTTTATCAGATGGGCAGAGATGGTGCCGACAAGCAGTTGGGTGCATATGAAGCGGGTGCGTCTCTGAACTACAATGCCACCGAGCGCTGGATGCTTGGGGCCGGTTATGAATTGCTGTCAGGCACCAGTCAGGTGGATACGGCCAACAAAGACAATCACTCGTTCAATCCCCTTTACGGTACCAACCACAAGTTCAATGGTTTTATGGATTACTTCTATGTGGGCAGTCATTTGAATACCGTGGGTTTGCAGGATGCATATGTAAGGCTTGCCTATAAAGAAAAGAAATGTTCGGCCGGTGTGGATGTGCATTTGTTTTCTTCGGCAGCTGATATACTGGACAACGAAAAGCTGACCAAAACAGGAAAATATGAGGCCATGTCTGCATCCCTGGGTACGGAGGTTGATCTGAGTATGCAATACAAGGTTTCGGAAGAACTGATATTTCAGGCCGGGTACTCCCAGATGCTTGCCACGAAATCCATGGAAGCACTGAAAGGCGGAAGCAAGGATGCCGTCAACAACTGGGCTTACCTCATGTTTACATTCAAGCCTGTATTTGTTAAACAATGATTTGATATGACAAAATTGGGTTTCATGATGTCCGCCACTGGCATCACCCGGGCCGGTATCCGTATTGCCTTGCCGGCCTGGGTAACCCTGCTTCTTCTTTCTTCCTGTCATCGGCATCCGGTTTTTCCCGAAACGGGCTCCATTCGGTTTGGAATCGTTCATCAGGTTGACCAACAGGAATTGTTTGCCGATTCCATTGTTTATATGAATGCCGCGGGAAACCAATACAGTGTTTCCAAACTGGAGTACTATGTTTCTGGGATCACCCTGACCGGTGATGGAATTGATAGCTATACGGATGGGAAGGTACATTACGTGAATGCCTTTCGTTCCTCCACGTGCCAATGGGTTATGGAAAACATTCCCGTGGGCGACTATAACAAGATATCGTTTCATATCGGCCTGGTTCCGGATTCCAACAAAACCGGCGGACTGCCAGGCAATATGGAGAACATCAACATGGCCTGGCCCGAACCCATGGGTGGAGGGTATCACTTTCTCAAATTGGAAGGACATTTCCTGGATAGTGCAAATGCAGTGGCCGGTTATGCCCTGCATGTAGGTACGAATGCCTGTTTGGGGTCGGTATATCTGGATACCACCCTAACCGTGAGGTTCCAAAACCAGCGCCTGGATCTGGTCATGAATGTGAACGAATGGTTTGGTAACCCCACTCGGCTTGATCTCAATCAGGTGAATTATACCATGGGCGATCAGGTCCGGATGTTGGAGTTGATCAACAATGGAACAAATGCTTTTGCATTCAAATAAATGAAAAAGCGTCGTTGTCCACGGATGTTGTGTACCTGTTGTGCCGCAGCTGCGATTGTGGTTGTTTCGGCATGCAGCAGGAAGGAAGGTGATGATGGCGATGAGGAATATGTAACCACACCGTATGAGCTGATCATTCCCCCCAGGTTTCCTCCAATGGTTGTTCCGGGAGATAACCCCATGACCAAAGAGGGTGTGGAGCTAGGCAGGAGGCTTTACTATGATCCCGATCTTTCCCTCAATGGCCCCAATCAAGGTTTCTCATGTGCTTCCTGTCATGTGCAGGAAGTATCATTTACAGTGAATACCACCGGAACAGCTGTTTTGCCCCATGTGAATCTGGGCTGGAACAAGAATTTCCTATGGGATGGGAAAGTGGCCGGAAGTATAGAGGATATCATGCGCTTTGAAGTGGAAACGTTTTTTCAGTCGGACATGCAAGTGCTCCAACAGGATAAAACGTACAGAGAAATGTTTAGGAAGGCTTTTGCCAGTGATGAGATCACGGCGCGAAAAGCGGAGTTGGCCATGGCCCAGTTTATCCGAACCCTGATTTCTGGCAACAGCAGGTACGACAGGTGGCGCAGGGGGGATGGTTTGCTGAATGCCAGTGAGCTCAGTGGACTTAGTATATTTTTCACGGAGAAAGGAGATTGCTTTCATTGCCATTCGACGCCGTTCTTTTCAGATAACGACTTTCACAACATAGGATTGGAAACGGTGTATGCCGGAGAAGGAAGAGGACGGTATAACGTGACCGGGAACCCCGAGGATATGGGGAAATTCAAAACACCTACACTCCGGAATATTGAACTTACGGCTCCCTATATGCATGACGGCAGGTTCGGTAGTTTGGAAGAAGTGGTGCACCACTATAACCTTGATGTGCAACCTTCGGCAACCCTTGATCCGATCATGACCAAGCCGATGCGGGGACTTGAACTTGAGTTGACCCAGCAGGAGGAAAAGGATCTTGTGAGTTTTCTCAAGGCGCTAACCGATACGACCTTTATTTATGATAAGGCGCATCAATCACCCTTTTGAAGGAGAAGAGTATATTTTCTTTGAATGGTATGGTGTTGCTATGTAATATGGGTGATAAGCTATATATGGCCGATGCATCCTTCCGTTGAATGTCACATTTATGTATGACGCACGTCATTTTTCTACAATGCCTTCTCGCCGTTATTTACACTAAAATATATCGACCATGGATGTAGTAGACAGAAAAACCGGAAAACGTTTGGTGCCGGGAAATAAAAAGCCTGAAGGTGATTTGCGCAAATCGGATCCCATCCGGCGGAATGCGGAAAAGGATCTTGAAATGGAAGAACATTCACCCATGGATCCCCCTGAAGCATACGACGGTGCTGTGATAGAGGGTGTGAGCTATGATCAGATGCATAAGGTTCTGCAGAACTTCATGGATGAACACAAGAAGGGAATTGAAAAAATTGATCGGTTTGAACAAGCGTTGGCGGGTTTTAAGGAGAACCATTATGGGTTGACGCAGGAAATCAATGAGGTGTTCTCCGAATTCTTTCACTATTTCGATCACCACATCCTGGATCACAACCAGCGGGAAGAACACCAGTTGTTTCCACTGCTTCACAAAAAGCTGATGGAATCCGATGAACATGGTGAAGGCCCGATTCCGCGTACAGCTGTGGATATGATGGAGGATGATCATATCAAGTTCATCCAATTGGGAGCATTGGCATTCAATATGCTGGGCCTGGCTGCCAGGCTACCGGATGAGCGCTCGCGAATGTTTGTGTATGATACTGCATTTAACAGTGCCCGCGAGTTGATCGAGATGTTGAGGTTGCACATATACAGGGAAGATCATATCCTGTTTCCGTTGGCGCACCAACTTCTTACAACGGAAGAATTCAATGCCATAATCAGGGGTGAAATTGGACCTACATCAAGATAATGCAAGCGATGCCGGCGACTCCGGGAGACATCGGTTGGGGCAAAGTTCCGATCCGTTGCTGATTGATTCGTTCGGAAGACGCCATAACTACCTGAGAATATCTCTTACGGACCGCTGCAATCTCCGGTGTTTTTATTGCATGCCGGAGGAAGGTATTGATCTTGCCCAAAGATCCTCGTTGATGCAAGCAGAGGAAGTGATTGCCATGGCGAAAAAATTCATCGCACTTGGTGTTGATAAGATACGTCTTACCGGAGGAGAACCCTTGGTCAGAAATGATGCCCACGGGATCATCAAAGCCCTGGGCGCGTTACCTGTTGAACTGGCAGTAACAACCAACGGTATCCTTGTCGATAGGTTCGTCGATACATTTAAGGCTGCCGGTATTCGGTCGGTGAATGTGAGCCTCGACTCCCTTGTTGAAGAACGGCAGGTGCGGATCAGCCACAGGAACTATTTTCGGCGCATCCTAGATAACGTTAAGCTGCTACAGGATGGGAGCTTTCACCTGAAACTGAACATGGTGGTGATGAAAGGGGTGAATGATGATGAACTGACCGACTTTGTGGAATTAACACGAAACACATCATTGCATGTACGCTTCATTGAGTTCATGCCCTTCCGGGGAAACAAGTGGACTTGGGCCCAGGGATTCGGATATGACGAGATCATGGAAGTGCTGACTGCTCGCTATGGTGCTGACAACATCACCCGTTTGCAGGCAAATCCCAATGAAACTGCGCGTTGCTTCACCGTGAACGGGTACATGGGTACGTTCGGTATTATCGGGTCTGTGACGCATCCGTTTTGCAGTGATTGTAATCGGATTCGGCTTACTGCAGACGGCAAGCTGAAAAACTGTCTGTTTTCCAATGGCGAAACCGATTTGCTAACTCCGATGAGAGAGGGGCGTGATGTTACACCCCTTATTCTGCAAAATATCAGATCGAAAGCCTGGCAGAGGGGAGGAATGAATTCCCTGAAGGATATGTCGGATCCGGAAAGGATAACCCAGAACCGGAGCATGGTTGCCATTGGAGGGTGATAACCGACGGAATGTAGATTGAAAGATCAACAAATGATAAAAGCCAAGAAAGTCAGGGATTCGCGCACGGTCATGTGTGAGATCGTATTGCCAAACCATGCCAATACATTGGGCCATCTTCGTGGAGGTAAATTGTTGGATTGGATGGATATTGCCGGTGAGATTGCGGCCCAGCGCCATTCCGGAAAGGAGGCCGTTACGGCATCCATCGCTCACATGTATTTTAAAAAGTCAATTCAGGTGGGGGATGTTGTCACCATTCAGGCCAGTTTGACCCGGGCATTCAATACTTCCATGGAAGTACTGGTGGAGGTGTGGTCGGAGAACCGAAGCAAAGCGAAGAAAATGAAGACCAATGAGGCGATTTTTACTTTCGTTGCGATTGATGAAAACGGAACGTCCAGCGTCGTGCCCGCTATTCTTCCTTCCGGAGGAAAAGAGATGAAGCTATACAAGGAGGCGGGTGAGAGAAAAGAATTGCTTTTGCAAGGTTCCTGAAAATTGAAGAAGCATCTATACATACAAAACTATGCGTTCCAAAAGCCCAATAGACCTTCCTGAATGTAAAAACTGTCCGGGACATTGTCATAACATGCTCTTTTGTGATTTATCCGATAAGGAGCTGGACAAATTATCGGAAGAAAGAGGCGATAATTTCTATAAAAAAGGACAGGTGATCTTTTATGAAGGCAATCGCGGCCATGGATTGTATTGTATCTACCAGGGAAAGGTAAAAGTACATAAGTTGGGAGAGGAAGCCCGGGAACAGATAGTGAGATTTGCAAAGGAAGGAGATGTACTCGGTTATCGTTCGTTGTTGGGTGGTGAGCCTTTTAATGCCACCGCTACGGCTATGGAAGATAGTATCATATGTTACATTCCAAGGAGTAAGTTTCTGGAGGTGCTTGAGAACAACACAGAATTTTCTTTGAAGGTGATACGTATGCTCGCCAAAGATCTCAGGGAATCC encodes the following:
- a CDS encoding carbonic anhydrase, whose amino-acid sequence is MQESYQRLIRNNRNWAEQQVRQDKDYFRKLSLGQSPEYLWIGCSDSRIPANEVTGTHPGEIFVHRNIANVVIQTDMNLLSVLYYAVDILHVKHVIVCGHYGCGGVCAAMQNTDFGFVNNWLRGIKQVYEIHHRELDGITEREQREDRLVELNVMEQVNNLAKTRIVQRAWKNSELQIHGWVYDGRDGLIKDLKYDINRIENLPRIYRYDL
- a CDS encoding NarK/NasA family nitrate transporter, with the protein product MESTTLTKGANRILFFNTLAFTICFAAWMLNGVLVTFLVDNQVFSWGPVEVGWLMGIPVLTGAIFRLPAGILTDKFGGRPVFTWLLIISAIPMFLLSYANSFWQFALCSFGFGLTGTSFAVGIAFTSIWYPKKWQGTALGTFGAGNAGAAITTLLAPTILKNLTDGGTHIEGWRTLPVIYAVGLVVMAIIFFLFTTNKKPATSNKTLAGMLAPLSSLRVWRFGLYYFLVFGCFVAFSQWLVPYFVNVYFLPLVTAGIFAALFSFPSGVIRALGGWLSDKWGGRKVMYWVLSSSVVISAMLIVPRMDIFSPGRGVMARAGGVVQEVTPEGIVVGSNTYPLKHKEAKLDNIGSRELIFPTKEVWQEPVVKQGDEVTKKQLLAKGITHVYFQANVWVFAVLAILIGSIWGIGKAAVYKHIPDYFPDEVGVVGGMVGVLGGLGGFFCPIIFGYLLEGTGLWTSCWMFILALSAICLIWMRRVVQKMMHAKHPETMRKIEHH
- a CDS encoding NarK/NasA family nitrate transporter — its product is MSVNINHWNVEDPEFWNSTGKRIANKNLWISIPALLLSFSVWIMWGMLVTYMKDFGFTFGLLKNLSVGSAEYEKVMSDINGMYYTLPAIAGLAGATLRLPNSFLIALGGGRNVIFVTTALLIIPAVGTGYGLSDPDTSYAYFAAMALLSGFGGGNFASSMNNISYFFPKKVQGYALGMNAGIGNLGVAVMQKLIPLVVPIALFASASTAVVNDVPFPGVQNAGWVWVPLLVLSSIAAFIGMNNVVTGTPELPNTFQGVTKTLIMVFYGVVAAAVGGYLLIGLKVNMWVVLPIVILLSVLLMKYATPSAIQGNLKKQFSILSDKHNWIMTVIYTMTFGSFIGYSAAFPKLCQDIFPDANYRLWVFLGPAIGALIRPVGGIISDRLNSGSKVTTWSTVLQIVGAIAVAYFVIKARNSANPLEFWWPFFGCFMLLFLATGIGNGSTFRSIPYIFSKEKAGPVLGWTSAIAAYGAFIIPNIFGQEIKAGHPEYALYGFTVYYLICLVLNWWFYDRKNSGIQC
- a CDS encoding cytochrome-c peroxidase → MLCTCCAAAAIVVVSACSRKEGDDGDEEYVTTPYELIIPPRFPPMVVPGDNPMTKEGVELGRRLYYDPDLSLNGPNQGFSCASCHVQEVSFTVNTTGTAVLPHVNLGWNKNFLWDGKVAGSIEDIMRFEVETFFQSDMQVLQQDKTYREMFRKAFASDEITARKAELAMAQFIRTLISGNSRYDRWRRGDGLLNASELSGLSIFFTEKGDCFHCHSTPFFSDNDFHNIGLETVYAGEGRGRYNVTGNPEDMGKFKTPTLRNIELTAPYMHDGRFGSLEEVVHHYNLDVQPSATLDPIMTKPMRGLELELTQQEEKDLVSFLKALTDTTFIYDKAHQSPF
- a CDS encoding hemerythrin domain-containing protein, which codes for MDVVDRKTGKRLVPGNKKPEGDLRKSDPIRRNAEKDLEMEEHSPMDPPEAYDGAVIEGVSYDQMHKVLQNFMDEHKKGIEKIDRFEQALAGFKENHYGLTQEINEVFSEFFHYFDHHILDHNQREEHQLFPLLHKKLMESDEHGEGPIPRTAVDMMEDDHIKFIQLGALAFNMLGLAARLPDERSRMFVYDTAFNSARELIEMLRLHIYREDHILFPLAHQLLTTEEFNAIIRGEIGPTSR
- the moaA gene encoding GTP 3',8-cyclase MoaA gives rise to the protein MGQSSDPLLIDSFGRRHNYLRISLTDRCNLRCFYCMPEEGIDLAQRSSLMQAEEVIAMAKKFIALGVDKIRLTGGEPLVRNDAHGIIKALGALPVELAVTTNGILVDRFVDTFKAAGIRSVNVSLDSLVEERQVRISHRNYFRRILDNVKLLQDGSFHLKLNMVVMKGVNDDELTDFVELTRNTSLHVRFIEFMPFRGNKWTWAQGFGYDEIMEVLTARYGADNITRLQANPNETARCFTVNGYMGTFGIIGSVTHPFCSDCNRIRLTADGKLKNCLFSNGETDLLTPMREGRDVTPLILQNIRSKAWQRGGMNSLKDMSDPERITQNRSMVAIGG
- a CDS encoding acyl-CoA thioesterase, yielding MIKAKKVRDSRTVMCEIVLPNHANTLGHLRGGKLLDWMDIAGEIAAQRHSGKEAVTASIAHMYFKKSIQVGDVVTIQASLTRAFNTSMEVLVEVWSENRSKAKKMKTNEAIFTFVAIDENGTSSVVPAILPSGGKEMKLYKEAGERKELLLQGS
- a CDS encoding Crp/Fnr family transcriptional regulator, which codes for MLFCDLSDKELDKLSEERGDNFYKKGQVIFYEGNRGHGLYCIYQGKVKVHKLGEEAREQIVRFAKEGDVLGYRSLLGGEPFNATATAMEDSIICYIPRSKFLEVLENNTEFSLKVIRMLAKDLRESEKKLIHITQKPVVERIAEALLILKEKFGLKEDGKTLDVILTRREIGDLAGVTTETTIRTLSELNKKHVLLLNGKRIELVDIPNLLRLANLCD